One Cheilinus undulatus linkage group 22, ASM1832078v1, whole genome shotgun sequence DNA window includes the following coding sequences:
- the LOC121504587 gene encoding UDP-glucuronosyltransferase 2A2-like, with product MIQVFLTGLFLLLHRPTFCDGSKILVVPVDGSHWLNMEIILKELHSRGHSISVLHSPTGWYIPNNSTFYTSIHVKMLDDEDKDFYNNMLLQYMECRKSTQFLRTFCQNNLVGSMLDLGHMALAQAAAEMLDDPVFMKTLQDAKFDLMLTDPGLSIGVLLGSYLKLPMVYNVRWMNTGDVHFTIAPSPLSYVPVPGSELHDQMDIWERTKNMLHYLQSLYQQYFIINPYYSDLLQRHYPPGSDLLSLERSADLWLVRADFVFEFPRPTMPNVVYIGGFQCKEAKPLPADLEAFMQSSGEHGVVVMSFGTLVSALSREVTEAIAAAFAQLPQKVVWKFLGEKPSSLGNNTLLVEWLPQNDLLGHPKTRAFIAHGGTNGMYEAIYHGVPVVGIPLLFDQFDNVLRLKVRGAARMVEARTLNEKDFLEALKDVLETPSYRQNMQHMSTLHRDVPVSQIDKAIFWIEYVIRNKGAGHLQIAGFSLPWYSYYCLDVALLFLVLIVAFVWASVSFCRILCCRRSRRKTKAE from the coding sequence ATGATCCAGGTGTTCCTGACAGGTCTCTTTCTACTGTTGCACAGGCCCACATTTTGTGATGGCAGTAAGATTCTGGTAGTTCCTGTTGATGGCAGCCATTGGCTCAACATGGAAATAATCCTTAAAGAGTTGCACTCCAGAGGCCACAGCATCAGTGTGCTGCACTCTCCCACAGGCTGGTACATCCCCAATAACTCTACATTTTACACTTCTatccatgttaaaatgttgGATGATGAAGACAAGGATTTCTACAATAACATGCTTTTACAGTATATGGAATGCCGCAAGTCAACACAGTTTTTGCGCACCTTCTGTCAGAACAACTTAGTAGGATCTATGCTGGATTTAGGCCACATGGCTCTTGCTCAAGCCGCTGCTGAAATGTTGGATGACCCTGTTTTTATGAAGACGCTGCAAGATGCCAAGTTTGACCTGATGTTAACAGATCCTGGCCTGAGTATTGGGGTCCTGCTGGGTAGTTACCTCAAGCTGCCAATGGTTTACAACGTACGCTGGATGAATACAGGGGACGTTCATTTCACCAtagctccctctcctctgtcctATGTACCTGTGCCAGGAAGTGAACTTCATGATCAGATGGATATTTGGGAAAGAACTAAGAATATGCTGCATTATCTGCAAAGTCTTTATCAGCAGTACTTTATCATAAACCCTTACTATTCAGATCTGCTCCAGCGGCACTACCCTCCTGGATCGGACCTGTTGTCCCTGGAGCGCTCGGCTGATCTCTGGCTAGTTAGGGCCGATTTTGTCTTTGAGTTTCCTCGCCCAACAATGCCCAATGTGGTCTACATAGGGGGCTTCCAGTGCAAAGAGGCAAAGCCCCTCCCTGCTGACCTGGAGGCCTTCATGCAGAGCTCTGGGGAGCATGGGGTGGTGGTCATGTCCTTTGGGACGTTGGTGTCAGCTCTGTCTCGTGAGGTTACAGAAGCCATCGCTGCTGCTTTTGCTCAACTCCCTCAGAAGGTGGTGTGGAAGTTTCTTGGAGAGAAGCCTTCATCTTTGGGGAACAATACCCTCTTGGTGGAGTGGCTGCCTCAGAATGACCTCCTCGGCCATCCCAAGACTCGTGCCTTCATTGCCCATGGTGGCACCAACGGCATGTATGAAGCCATCTACCACGGCGTTCCTGTTGTAGGCATTCCTCTCCTTTTTGACCAGTTTGACAATGTTCTCCGACTCAAGGTCCGTGGGGCTGCTAGGATGGTTGAGGCCAGGACCCTTAACGAGAAAGACTTTCTTGAAGCCTTGAAGGATGTCCTGGAGACCCCTTCATACCGACAGAACATGCAGCATATGTCAACGCTGCACCGGGACGTTCCAGTGTCACAAATTGACAAAGCCATCTTTTGGATCGAGTATGTCATCAGGAATAAGGGAGCAGGTCACCTTCAGATAGCAGGGTTTAGTCTGCCTTGGTACTCTTATTACTGCCTGGACGTTGCGCTCTTATTCCTCGTTCTTATTGTAGCATTTGTCTGGGCTTCAGTTTCATTCTGCAGAATTCTCTGCTGCCGACGGTCCCGTAGGAAGACAAAAGCAGAGTAA
- the si:dkey-165a24.9 gene encoding probable G-protein coupled receptor 132 has protein sequence MSNASCDLPLDTDTLGLTCIYSLIFSLGLPSNLLSLWGLYHLGRSGGGGCQLVYILNLLLSDLLQLLTLPLWILYLRGGHLWPYGQLTCELVGYVFYVNIYASVMFLCLIALDRCLAIVYPLSSRRVRTVRVAAVCGVAVWTLTFLFCLTGLLPTVFDEDRLLCLEQYPVSPSYARFKLTTVALGFLLPCTILGYTSAHIGVTLRRSPSLSDYERHRIVGILVVITVNFMAVFGPYHLVCGYRFVSLLLTDEPCGLERSIFLIYRICYGLTSLNTLLDPLFYIFLCPDARLELQRSLPCVGRGQSGAKKITLSVRAQPETQRESQTGHNNPLVI, from the exons ATGTCCAATGCCAGCTGCGACCTCCCCCTGGACACAGACACTCTGGGGCTGACCTGTATCTACAGCCTGATCTTCTCCTTAGGTCTCCCCAGCAACTTACTGTCTCTGTGGGGACTGTACCACCTGGGCCGCTCAGGTGGCGGAGGCTGCCAGCTGGTCTACATCCTCAACCTGCTTCTTTCAGACCTCCTCCAGCTGCTCACACTGCCGCTGTGGATCCTCTATCTCCGAGGCGGGCATCTTTGGCCCTACGGCCAGCTGACCTGTGAGCTGGTGGGCTACGTATTTTATGTGAACATCTACGCCAGCGTCATGTTCCTGTGCCTGATAGCGCTGGACCGGTGCCTCGCCATCGTGTACCCGCTGAGTAGCCGTAGGGTGCGGACCGTCAGGGTGGCAGCTGTGTGTGGGGTGGCAGTGTGGACCCTCACCTTCCTGTTCTGCCTGACTGGGCTTCTGCCTACAGTGTTTGATGAAGATAGGCTGCTGTGTCTGGAGCAGTACCCTGTCAGTCCCTCATATGCTCGCTTCAAGCTCACCACTGTGGCCCTGGGGTTTCTGCTGCCATGCACCATACTAGG ATACACCTCTGCCCACATTGGAGTGACTCTACGGCGATCTCCCTCCCTCTCCGACTACGAACGCCACAGAATCGTGGGCATCCTGGTTGTGATAACCGTCAACTTCATGGCGGTGTTTGGACCCTATCACCTGGTGTGTGGATACAGATTTGTGTCCCTGCTGCTGACCGATGAGCCATGTGGACTGGAGCGTTCCATTTTTCTTATCTATCGTATTTGCTATGGCCTGACCAGCCTCAACACACTGCTGGATCCCCTCTTCTACATCTTCCTGTGCCCCGATGCTCGGCTAGAGCTGCAAAGGTCCTTGCCCTGTGTGGGGAGGGGGCAGAGCGGGGCTAAAAAGATAACTCTGAGTGTAAGAGCTCAACCAGAAACTCAGAGGGAAAGTCAAACAGGACATAATAATCCCCTAGTAATATAG